In Candidatus Methylomirabilota bacterium, a genomic segment contains:
- the ispF gene encoding 2-C-methyl-D-erythritol 2,4-cyclodiphosphate synthase — translation MSPVRSGLGFDLHPLVEGRPLVLGGVTVPGPRGLGGHSDADVLTHAVCEAFLGALALGDLGRMFPDSDPRYRGISSLELLRAVVRTVAANGGTPVNVDATVICQAPRLAAHLDEMARRLAETIQVAPGRVSVKAKSPEHLGLLGREEGIAAMAVVAVEVNSLS, via the coding sequence GTGAGCCCCGTGCGCTCGGGGCTGGGATTCGACCTCCACCCGCTGGTGGAGGGGCGGCCGCTCGTGCTGGGCGGCGTGACGGTGCCGGGCCCGCGCGGTCTCGGCGGGCACTCCGACGCGGACGTGCTCACCCACGCAGTCTGCGAAGCGTTCCTGGGCGCGCTGGCCCTGGGCGATCTCGGCCGCATGTTCCCCGACAGCGACCCGCGCTACCGCGGCATCTCGAGCCTCGAGCTCCTCCGCGCGGTGGTGCGAACGGTCGCCGCCAACGGCGGCACCCCGGTGAACGTGGACGCCACCGTGATCTGCCAGGCCCCGCGCCTGGCCGCCCATCTCGACGAGATGGCCCGCCGTCTCGCCGAGACCATCCAGGTGGCGCCGGGGCGTGTCAGCGTGAAGGCGAAGAGCCCGGAGCACCTGGGGCTGCTCGGCCGCGAGGAAGGCATCGCGGCCATGGCGGTGGTCGCCGTCGAGGTCAACTCTCTCAGCTAG
- the ispD gene encoding 2-C-methyl-D-erythritol 4-phosphate cytidylyltransferase, giving the protein MRSVEAVAIVPAGGIGRRMLARQPKQYLRLGGAPVLVHTVKALGNASCVSAIVVAVPAERQEATRRLLRVHHVPKILAVVAGGAERQDSVWLGLQAAGAPEWVLVHDAVRPFITPTLVARVLAGAARTGAATCGLPVRETVKRVQEAVVESTLDRAGLWLVQTPQAFRRELLWEAHDKARRDGYGGTDDAVLVERLGGRVAMVLGLPENLKITTPEDLRTARRWTGQRAR; this is encoded by the coding sequence ATGCGATCCGTTGAAGCAGTCGCCATAGTCCCCGCGGGCGGGATCGGGCGGCGGATGCTGGCCCGCCAGCCCAAACAATACCTCCGGCTCGGCGGGGCGCCGGTGCTCGTCCACACGGTGAAGGCGCTCGGGAACGCGTCCTGCGTGAGCGCGATCGTCGTCGCGGTGCCCGCCGAGCGGCAGGAGGCGACGCGGCGACTCCTCCGCGTTCACCATGTGCCGAAGATCTTGGCGGTGGTGGCGGGAGGAGCCGAGCGGCAGGACTCGGTCTGGCTCGGCCTGCAGGCGGCGGGCGCCCCGGAATGGGTGCTGGTGCACGACGCGGTGCGCCCGTTCATCACGCCGACGCTGGTGGCGCGCGTGCTCGCCGGGGCGGCCCGCACCGGCGCCGCCACGTGCGGCCTTCCCGTGCGCGAGACGGTGAAGCGGGTGCAGGAGGCCGTGGTCGAATCCACGCTCGACCGTGCCGGGCTCTGGCTCGTCCAGACGCCGCAGGCCTTTCGCCGCGAGCTCCTCTGGGAAGCCCACGATAAGGCGCGTCGCGACGGCTACGGCGGGACGGACGACGCGGTGCTGGTCGAGCGGCTGGGCGGGCGGGTCGCGATGGTGCTCGGCCTTCCCGAGAATCTCAAGATCACGACGCCCGAGGATCTGCGTACGGCGCGGCGCTGGACGGGACAGCGCGCCCGGTGA
- the rlmB gene encoding 23S rRNA (guanosine(2251)-2'-O)-methyltransferase RlmB, with protein MKEEGAPLFGRNPVLELLRAASRSVDEIAILSEGRGPALQELLTLARARGVKVSYRTRDQLTAIAGSPHHQGVVARVAEAAYASLGDLLAVPAERGEPAFFLALDRIQDPRNLGAVLRSADAAGAHGVILPKHQAVGITPAAAKTAMGAVEHLPVARETNLVQVLETLKKESIWVMGATAKGGQEPWRVDLTLPLCLVMGGEGEGLRPLVTRTCDLLLTLPMRGKIGSLNVSAATTALCYEVVRQRVVRAKTP; from the coding sequence ATGAAGGAGGAGGGCGCGCCCCTCTTCGGGCGCAATCCCGTGCTCGAGCTGCTCCGCGCGGCGTCGCGGAGCGTGGACGAGATTGCGATCCTCTCCGAGGGCCGGGGCCCCGCCCTGCAGGAGCTGCTCACGCTGGCCCGCGCGCGGGGGGTGAAGGTCTCCTACCGCACCCGCGATCAGCTCACCGCGATCGCGGGCAGCCCCCATCACCAGGGCGTGGTGGCGCGCGTGGCCGAGGCCGCCTACGCGAGCCTGGGGGATCTTCTGGCCGTGCCGGCGGAGCGCGGGGAGCCGGCCTTCTTCCTGGCGCTGGACCGGATCCAGGACCCCCGGAATCTCGGTGCCGTCTTAAGGAGTGCGGATGCCGCCGGGGCTCACGGCGTCATTCTCCCCAAACATCAAGCGGTGGGGATCACGCCCGCGGCCGCCAAGACGGCAATGGGGGCGGTAGAGCATCTGCCGGTCGCACGCGAGACGAATCTGGTCCAAGTGCTCGAAACATTGAAGAAAGAGTCCATCTGGGTCATGGGGGCGACGGCCAAGGGCGGGCAGGAGCCCTGGAGGGTCGATCTCACCCTGCCCCTGTGTCTCGTCATGGGGGGCGAGGGGGAGGGGCTGCGCCCCCTGGTGACCCGGACATGCGACCTCTTGCTCACACTCCCGATGCGGGGCAAGATCGGGTCGCTCAATGTCTCGGCGGCGACGACGGCGCTGTGCTACGAGGTGGTCCGTCAGAGGGTGGTGAGAGCAAAAACCCCTTGA
- the cysS gene encoding cysteine--tRNA ligase produces the protein MPIKIYNTLTRRKEDFVPIDRSEVRIYVCGVTVYDVSHIGHARSALVFDMMRRYLRFRGYGTRVVRNYTDVDDKIIKRAHAEGVTPREISERFIEAERADMASLGLLPPDVEPKATEHIPQMIDLIERLIAKGFAYPVDGDVYYEVRRFPDYGRLSGKNLDELLAGARVEVDERKRDPRDFALWKAAKPGEPSWESPWGPGRPGWHIECSAMAMQHLGDTIDIHGGGIDLIFPHHSCEIAQTEGVTGKPFARYWAHNGFVNLGAEKMSKSLGNTLSIRELVKRHDPEALRLYLLGTHYRHALEWGEERVEEAAKALGRLRAVVTEAEKLAARGTPPPGPDHGLFDEVARERQRFEAAMDDDFNSPQALGVLFDLARTLQGARAQVSEGKAGAGAFLMGVGELVTLARSLGLLEARVEAAPAVDGRLKAHIESLVWLREEARKKRDFAEADRLRAELDTMNVVLEDSREGTTWRLRR, from the coding sequence GTGCCCATCAAGATCTACAACACCCTGACGCGGCGGAAGGAGGACTTCGTTCCCATCGACCGGAGTGAGGTCCGTATCTACGTCTGCGGAGTCACGGTGTACGACGTCTCCCACATCGGGCATGCCCGGAGCGCGCTCGTGTTCGACATGATGCGGCGCTACCTCCGCTTCCGCGGGTACGGCACGCGCGTCGTTCGCAACTACACCGACGTGGACGACAAGATCATCAAGCGCGCCCACGCCGAGGGGGTCACCCCGCGCGAGATCTCCGAGCGGTTCATCGAGGCGGAGCGCGCCGACATGGCCTCGCTGGGCCTGCTTCCTCCCGACGTGGAGCCCAAGGCGACCGAGCACATCCCGCAGATGATCGACCTCATCGAACGGCTCATCGCCAAGGGCTTCGCCTATCCGGTGGACGGCGACGTCTACTATGAGGTGCGCCGCTTCCCCGACTACGGGCGCCTGTCCGGGAAGAACCTGGACGAGCTCCTCGCGGGCGCGCGGGTGGAAGTCGACGAGCGCAAGCGGGATCCGCGCGACTTCGCGCTCTGGAAGGCGGCGAAGCCGGGCGAGCCCTCCTGGGAGAGTCCCTGGGGCCCGGGCCGGCCGGGCTGGCACATCGAGTGCTCGGCGATGGCGATGCAGCATCTCGGCGATACCATCGACATTCACGGCGGGGGGATCGACCTGATCTTCCCCCATCACTCGTGCGAGATCGCCCAGACGGAGGGCGTGACCGGCAAGCCCTTCGCCCGCTACTGGGCCCACAACGGCTTCGTGAACCTGGGCGCCGAGAAGATGTCCAAGTCGCTCGGCAACACCCTGTCCATTCGCGAGCTGGTGAAGCGGCACGATCCCGAGGCCCTGCGCCTCTACCTTCTGGGCACGCATTACCGGCACGCGCTCGAGTGGGGCGAGGAGCGCGTGGAGGAAGCGGCGAAGGCGCTGGGCCGGCTCCGCGCGGTCGTGACGGAAGCCGAGAAGCTGGCGGCGCGCGGCACGCCGCCGCCCGGCCCGGATCACGGGCTCTTCGACGAGGTGGCGCGGGAGCGCCAGCGCTTCGAGGCCGCCATGGACGACGACTTCAACAGCCCGCAGGCGCTGGGCGTGCTCTTCGACCTCGCGCGGACGCTGCAGGGGGCGCGGGCGCAGGTGAGCGAGGGCAAGGCGGGGGCGGGCGCGTTCCTCATGGGGGTCGGCGAGCTCGTGACGCTGGCGCGCTCGCTGGGCCTGCTCGAGGCGCGGGTCGAGGCGGCGCCGGCGGTGGACGGCCGGCTCAAGGCCCACATCGAGTCGCTGGTGTGGCTGCGCGAGGAGGCACGCAAGAAGCGCGACTTCGCGGAGGCCGACCGGTTGCGCGCGGAGCTGGACACGATGAACGTGGTGCTGGAGGACAGCCGGGAGGGCACGACCTGGAGGCTCAGGCGATGA